One window from the genome of Serinibacter salmoneus encodes:
- a CDS encoding ABC transporter ATP-binding protein has translation MGRVTSPSRSVTSLIDGQRPLHSVLALLGMHKVRVAGAVGCFVLKETPVWLLPIITAGVVDVVVAGGPLSHLWWWAAAAFVALVQNYPNHLGYTRLFMSVVRQVGADLRNALTARLQTLSIGFHTRVSASVVQTKVVRDVENIELMLQQVTHPLLSASVVVTAAVVTTAIEVPLFLPVYALTIPLAIALRYMLMRRSRAYNEAFRRQVEVFSARVGEMATLMPITRAHGIESTAERRVAEGAEGVRSAGYELDVLNGRFASLSWVGLQLLGAGTLILAGWAAISGWAPITAGQVVMLSSYFALITGGVTQVLMLIPVGARGLESVRSVAEVLQEPDLEDNAGKASVGRVAGRVRFDGAGYRYPDSATSALSDVDLEIAPGETVAFVGSSGSGKSTLLNLALGFLRPTQGRILLDGVDAATLDLRTYRRWVSVVPQESVLFEGSIRDNVTYGLGEVSDERVWQALRDANAADLVAGLPEGWETVVGERGARLSGGQRQRLAIARALVRDPKLLLLDEATSALDPESEGLVKEALARLMVGRTTLVVAHRLSTIRSADRIVVLEAGRVIEVGSHAELLSARGRYAALHAAQG, from the coding sequence ATGGGAAGAGTGACCTCCCCCTCGCGCAGCGTGACCTCGCTCATCGACGGGCAACGCCCCCTGCACTCCGTCCTGGCGCTCCTGGGCATGCACAAGGTGAGGGTGGCGGGCGCCGTCGGCTGCTTCGTGCTGAAGGAGACCCCGGTCTGGCTGCTTCCGATCATCACGGCCGGCGTGGTGGACGTGGTGGTGGCGGGTGGCCCGCTCAGCCACCTGTGGTGGTGGGCGGCGGCCGCGTTCGTGGCGCTGGTGCAGAACTACCCCAACCACCTCGGGTACACCCGGCTGTTCATGTCCGTGGTGCGGCAGGTCGGCGCCGACCTGCGCAATGCCCTGACGGCGCGGCTGCAGACCCTCTCGATCGGCTTCCACACCCGCGTCTCCGCCTCCGTGGTGCAGACCAAGGTGGTGCGCGATGTGGAGAACATCGAACTCATGCTGCAGCAGGTCACCCACCCGCTGCTGAGCGCCTCGGTCGTGGTGACCGCCGCCGTCGTGACCACCGCGATCGAGGTGCCCCTCTTCCTGCCCGTCTACGCCCTCACGATCCCGCTGGCGATCGCGCTGCGCTATATGCTGATGCGGCGATCCCGTGCCTACAACGAGGCGTTCCGCCGGCAGGTGGAGGTGTTCTCGGCGCGGGTCGGGGAGATGGCCACGCTGATGCCGATCACTCGTGCGCACGGTATCGAGAGCACGGCCGAGCGGCGCGTGGCCGAAGGCGCCGAAGGCGTGCGCAGCGCCGGCTACGAGCTCGACGTGCTCAACGGGCGCTTCGCCTCCCTCTCCTGGGTCGGTCTGCAACTCCTCGGCGCCGGGACCCTGATCCTGGCGGGATGGGCGGCCATCTCCGGGTGGGCGCCGATCACCGCCGGGCAGGTCGTGATGCTTTCCAGTTACTTCGCGCTCATCACCGGTGGCGTGACACAGGTGCTCATGCTCATCCCGGTCGGTGCGCGCGGACTGGAGTCGGTCCGCTCGGTGGCCGAGGTGCTGCAGGAACCTGACCTGGAGGACAACGCCGGCAAGGCGAGTGTGGGTCGCGTGGCCGGACGGGTGAGGTTCGACGGCGCGGGGTACCGCTACCCGGACTCCGCCACCTCGGCGCTCAGCGATGTGGACCTGGAGATCGCCCCCGGGGAGACGGTCGCCTTCGTCGGTTCCTCCGGGTCGGGGAAGTCGACCCTGCTGAATCTGGCGCTGGGCTTCCTGCGCCCCACCCAGGGCAGGATCCTGCTCGACGGCGTCGATGCCGCCACCCTGGACCTGCGCACCTACCGGCGCTGGGTCTCGGTGGTGCCCCAGGAGTCGGTGCTGTTCGAGGGGTCGATCCGGGACAACGTCACGTACGGACTCGGCGAGGTCAGCGACGAGCGGGTGTGGCAGGCGCTGCGGGACGCGAACGCCGCCGACCTCGTGGCGGGCCTGCCCGAGGGCTGGGAGACCGTGGTGGGGGAGCGGGGGGCGCGCCTCTCGGGCGGGCAACGTCAGCGCCTCGCGATCGCCCGCGCGTTGGTGCGCGACCCGAAGCTGCTGCTGCTGGACGAGGCGACCTCGGCGCTCGACCCGGAGTCCGAGGGCCTGGTCAAGGAGGCGCTGGCCCGACTCATGGTGGGGCGCACCACGCTCGTGGTGGCACACCGGCTCTCCACCATCCGCTCGGCTGATCGGATCGTGGTGCTGGAAGCGGGCCGGGTGATCGAGGTCGGCTCTCACGCCGAGCTGCTCTCGGCGCGGGGGCGCTACGCCGCGCTGCACGCCGCGCAGGGGTGA
- the nrdH gene encoding glutaredoxin-like protein NrdH — MSITVFSKPNCVQCNATYRALDKQGLEYEVVDLTLDAEALNTVKALGYQQAPVVFAGGDHWAGFRPDKIKALVAARDAAAAV; from the coding sequence GTGAGCATCACCGTCTTCAGCAAGCCGAACTGCGTCCAGTGCAACGCGACCTACCGCGCCCTGGACAAGCAGGGGCTCGAGTACGAGGTCGTGGACCTCACGCTCGACGCCGAGGCACTGAACACCGTGAAGGCGCTCGGCTATCAGCAGGCGCCCGTGGTGTTCGCAGGCGGCGACCACTGGGCCGGGTTCCGCCCCGACAAGATCAAGGCGCTCGTCGCGGCTCGGGACGCCGCGGCCGCCGTCTGA
- the nrdI gene encoding class Ib ribonucleoside-diphosphate reductase assembly flavoprotein NrdI — protein sequence MGTISYFSSVSENTHRFVTKVGLAAHRIPLRRRDEPLVMTQEHVLILPTYGGGTGHGAVPKQVIAFLNDPRNRGLLRGVIAAGNTNFHESYCLAGDVVAAKCDVPLLYRFELLGTDQDVTRVREGLAQFWLQRSQIPA from the coding sequence ATGGGCACCATCAGCTACTTCTCCTCCGTCTCGGAGAACACCCACCGCTTCGTGACCAAGGTCGGCCTGGCGGCGCACCGCATCCCGCTGCGCCGGAGGGACGAGCCTCTGGTGATGACCCAGGAGCACGTACTGATCCTGCCGACCTACGGCGGCGGGACCGGTCACGGAGCCGTGCCCAAGCAGGTCATCGCGTTCCTCAACGATCCCCGCAACCGTGGCCTGCTGCGCGGCGTCATCGCCGCGGGCAACACCAACTTCCACGAGAGCTACTGCCTGGCAGGAGACGTGGTCGCCGCGAAGTGCGACGTCCCGTTGCTCTACCGATTCGAACTCCTCGGAACCGACCAGGACGTCACGCGCGTCCGCGAAGGATTGGCACAGTTTTGGCTTCAACGCTCGCAGATCCCGGCCTGA
- the nrdE gene encoding class 1b ribonucleoside-diphosphate reductase subunit alpha: MASTLADPGLSSRLEGLDYHALNAMLNLYGPDGRLQLDADHAAARQYFLQHVNQNTVFFHNLDEKLEYLVTEGYYEPEVLAKYSREFLHELWDAAYAMKFRFSTFLGAFKYYTSYTLKTFDGKRYLERFEDRVVMVALTLADGDEALARSVVEEVISGRFQPATPTFLNAGKQQRGELVSCFLLRIEDNMESIARGINSALQLSKRGGGVALQLTNVREHGAPIKKIENQSSGVIPVMKLLEDSFSYANQLGARQGAGAVYLNAHHPDILRFLDTKRENADEKIRIKTLSLGVVIPDITFELAKKNEAMYLFSPYDVERVYGVPFSEISVTEKYHEMVEDGRIRKTKIKAREFFQILAEIQFESGYPYIVFEDTVNAANPIAGRVTMSNLCSEILQVSTASTYHEDLSYDVVGRDISCNLGSLNIAKAMDSPDLGLTIETAIRSLTAVSDQTTITSVPSVAEGNDASHAIGLGQMNLHGYLARERVFYGSEEGIDFTNIYFYTVAYHALRASNKIAIERGETFRGFADSEYASGAYFDKYTERTWEPATERVKQIFADAGVHVPTQADWLDLKASVAEHGIYNAYLQAVPPTGSISYINHSTSSIHPIVAPIEIRKEGKIGRVYYPAPYLTDENMEYYQDAYEIGYEKIIDTYAAATQHVDQGLSLTLFFKDTATTRDVNRAQIYAWRKGIKTLYYIRLRQAALEGTEVEGCVSCTL, translated from the coding sequence TTGGCTTCAACGCTCGCAGATCCCGGCCTGAGCTCGCGCCTGGAGGGCCTGGACTACCACGCCCTGAACGCGATGCTGAACCTGTACGGTCCCGACGGCCGGCTCCAGCTGGACGCCGACCACGCCGCGGCCCGGCAGTACTTCCTCCAGCACGTGAACCAGAACACCGTCTTCTTCCACAACCTGGACGAGAAGCTCGAGTACCTGGTCACCGAGGGCTACTACGAGCCCGAGGTGCTGGCGAAGTACTCCCGGGAGTTCCTGCACGAGCTGTGGGACGCGGCCTACGCGATGAAGTTCCGCTTCTCCACCTTCCTCGGCGCGTTCAAGTACTACACCTCCTACACGCTGAAGACCTTCGACGGGAAGCGTTACCTGGAGCGGTTCGAGGACCGCGTGGTGATGGTGGCCCTCACCCTGGCCGACGGTGACGAGGCCCTGGCCCGCTCCGTGGTCGAGGAGGTCATCTCGGGTCGATTCCAGCCCGCGACGCCCACCTTCCTCAACGCCGGCAAGCAGCAGCGCGGGGAGTTGGTCTCCTGCTTCCTGCTGCGCATCGAGGACAACATGGAATCGATCGCGCGCGGCATCAACTCCGCCCTGCAGCTGTCCAAGCGCGGCGGCGGTGTGGCGCTGCAGCTCACGAACGTGCGTGAGCACGGAGCGCCGATCAAGAAGATCGAGAACCAGTCCTCCGGGGTGATCCCCGTGATGAAGCTCCTGGAGGACTCCTTCTCCTACGCCAACCAGCTCGGTGCACGCCAGGGTGCGGGCGCGGTGTACCTCAACGCCCACCACCCCGACATCCTGCGGTTCCTGGACACCAAGCGGGAGAACGCGGACGAGAAGATCCGCATCAAGACGCTCTCCCTGGGCGTGGTCATCCCGGACATCACCTTCGAGCTGGCCAAGAAGAACGAGGCCATGTACCTCTTCTCCCCCTACGATGTGGAGCGCGTGTACGGGGTGCCGTTCTCGGAGATCTCCGTCACGGAGAAGTACCACGAGATGGTCGAGGACGGCCGGATCCGCAAGACCAAGATCAAGGCGCGTGAGTTCTTCCAGATCCTCGCCGAGATCCAGTTCGAGTCCGGCTACCCCTACATCGTGTTCGAGGACACCGTGAACGCCGCGAACCCGATCGCCGGCCGGGTCACGATGAGCAACCTGTGCTCGGAGATCCTGCAGGTCTCCACCGCCTCGACCTACCACGAGGACCTGTCCTACGACGTGGTCGGCCGGGACATCTCCTGCAACCTCGGCTCGCTGAACATCGCCAAGGCCATGGACTCCCCGGACCTGGGGCTGACGATCGAGACGGCGATCCGCTCGCTCACCGCGGTCTCCGACCAGACCACGATCACCTCGGTGCCCTCGGTCGCGGAGGGGAACGACGCCTCGCACGCCATCGGCCTGGGCCAGATGAACCTGCACGGCTACCTCGCCCGTGAGCGGGTCTTCTACGGCAGCGAGGAGGGCATCGACTTCACGAACATCTACTTCTACACGGTCGCCTACCACGCGCTGCGCGCCTCCAACAAGATCGCGATCGAGCGGGGGGAGACCTTCCGCGGGTTCGCCGACTCGGAGTATGCCTCCGGTGCCTACTTCGACAAGTACACCGAGCGCACATGGGAGCCGGCCACGGAGCGGGTGAAGCAGATCTTCGCCGATGCCGGCGTGCACGTGCCCACCCAGGCCGACTGGCTCGACCTCAAGGCGTCCGTGGCCGAGCACGGCATCTACAACGCCTACCTGCAGGCGGTGCCGCCCACCGGGTCGATCTCCTACATCAACCACTCCACCAGCTCGATCCACCCCATCGTGGCGCCGATCGAGATCCGCAAGGAGGGCAAGATCGGGCGGGTCTACTACCCGGCGCCCTACCTCACGGACGAGAACATGGAGTACTACCAGGACGCGTACGAGATCGGCTACGAGAAGATCATCGACACCTACGCCGCCGCCACGCAGCATGTGGACCAGGGGCTGTCGCTGACGCTGTTCTTCAAGGACACCGCCACCACGCGTGATGTGAACCGCGCGCAGATCTACGCCTGGCGCAAGGGCATCAAGACGCTGTACTACATCCGACTGCGGCAGGCCGCCCTGGAGGGCACCGAGGTCGAGGGCTGCGTGTCCTGCACGCTGTGA
- the nrdF gene encoding class 1b ribonucleoside-diphosphate reductase subunit beta, which translates to MSEKLKLVSRVHAINWNRIEDEKDQEVWDRLVGNFWLPEKVPVSNDIQSWHTLTAEEQTLTMRVFTGLTLLDTIQGTVGAVSLIPDALTPHEEAVYTNIAFMESVHAKSYSSIFSTLCSTKEIDEAFRWSEENENLQRKAEIVMKYYRGDEPLKRKVASTLLESFLFYSGFYLPMYWSAHAKLTNTADVIRLIIRDEAVHGYYIGYKFQKGLAAETQEKRDELQAYTYELLMELYENEEQYTEDLYDGVGLTEDVKMFLRYNANKALMNLGYDPLFPKDQTEVNPAILSALAPNADENHDFFSGSGSSYVIGKAVSTEDDDWDF; encoded by the coding sequence ATCAGCGAGAAGCTCAAGCTCGTCAGCCGGGTCCACGCCATCAACTGGAACCGCATCGAGGACGAGAAGGACCAGGAGGTGTGGGACCGCCTCGTGGGCAACTTCTGGCTGCCGGAGAAGGTGCCGGTCTCCAACGACATCCAGTCCTGGCACACCCTGACCGCCGAGGAACAGACCCTCACGATGCGGGTGTTCACGGGCCTGACCCTCCTGGACACCATCCAGGGCACGGTCGGCGCCGTCAGCCTGATCCCGGATGCGCTGACCCCGCACGAGGAGGCGGTGTACACCAACATCGCCTTCATGGAGTCGGTGCACGCCAAGAGCTACTCCTCGATCTTCTCCACGCTGTGCTCCACCAAGGAGATCGACGAGGCGTTCCGCTGGTCGGAGGAGAACGAGAACCTCCAGCGCAAGGCCGAGATCGTCATGAAGTACTACCGGGGTGACGAGCCGCTGAAGCGCAAGGTGGCCTCCACCCTGCTGGAGTCCTTCCTGTTCTACTCCGGCTTCTACCTGCCGATGTACTGGTCGGCGCACGCCAAGCTGACGAACACGGCGGACGTGATCCGCCTGATCATCCGCGACGAGGCCGTGCACGGGTACTACATCGGCTACAAGTTCCAGAAGGGACTCGCGGCCGAGACGCAGGAGAAGCGTGACGAGCTGCAGGCCTACACCTACGAACTGCTCATGGAGCTGTACGAGAACGAGGAGCAGTACACCGAGGACCTCTACGACGGCGTCGGGCTGACCGAGGACGTCAAGATGTTCCTGCGCTACAACGCCAACAAGGCGCTGATGAACCTCGGGTACGACCCGCTGTTCCCCAAGGACCAGACCGAGGTGAACCCGGCGATCCTCTCCGCCCTGGCGCCGAACGCCGACGAGAACCACGACTTCTTCTCCGGCTCCGGCTCCTCCTACGTGATCGGCAAGGCCGTCTCCACCGAGGACGACGACTGGGACTTCTGA
- a CDS encoding amidohydrolase, whose translation MGSMLMRGARLVGRDGVWDVRVSRGVIRGIDARIRPERGEETLDLAGRWLIPGLWDAHVHLMQWAQVARRFDVSPATSAAEAAELVRRYVAQHPERDGVLVGFGYRAATWPDQPSTEMLDQAAPGRAVVLVSGDLHSGWFSTPALHAFERQPDPSGLVREEDFLTVASALDGGSDLQRDAWVREAAAEAATRGLVGVVDFESDDPRRWATRMTAAEAVEDRPEGWAPYPLRVRAAVWPDHLEDVLAAGLRGRSPLGNALDGRGHPMARLATLKVLSDGALNTRTAYCHDPYPGGGFGGLNYQLAELVELMNRALEADLSCSIHAIGDAAAEQALRAFEATGATGSIEHAQLLSWEDIPRMAALGITASVQPAHLLDDRDVADALWPGRGDRAFPLASLVAAGVPLIFGSDAPVSPLDPWLQISAAVTRTGDERAAWGPEQRLGGEVALAAATGRGVRPRVGGRADLAILDVDPLAAPPGTRVAGTLIAGEWTHRAMD comes from the coding sequence ATGGGTTCGATGCTGATGCGCGGCGCGCGGCTGGTGGGACGCGACGGCGTCTGGGACGTGCGGGTCTCCCGCGGCGTGATCCGTGGCATCGACGCCCGCATCCGCCCCGAACGAGGCGAGGAGACCCTCGATCTCGCCGGTCGCTGGCTCATCCCCGGCCTGTGGGACGCGCACGTGCACCTCATGCAGTGGGCGCAGGTCGCGCGCCGGTTCGACGTGAGCCCCGCCACCTCCGCCGCCGAGGCGGCCGAACTGGTCCGGCGATATGTCGCGCAGCACCCCGAGCGCGACGGCGTGCTGGTCGGCTTCGGGTACCGGGCCGCCACCTGGCCCGATCAGCCGAGCACGGAGATGCTGGATCAGGCCGCGCCGGGCCGCGCCGTCGTGCTCGTCTCCGGGGACCTGCACTCCGGCTGGTTCTCCACCCCGGCGCTGCACGCGTTCGAACGCCAGCCCGACCCCTCCGGCCTGGTGCGCGAGGAGGACTTCCTCACCGTCGCCAGTGCGCTGGACGGTGGCAGCGACCTCCAGCGGGACGCCTGGGTGCGTGAGGCCGCGGCCGAGGCCGCGACCCGCGGCCTGGTGGGCGTGGTGGACTTCGAGTCCGACGACCCGCGGCGGTGGGCCACCCGGATGACCGCCGCCGAGGCTGTCGAGGACCGCCCCGAGGGCTGGGCGCCCTACCCGCTGCGGGTGCGCGCCGCCGTCTGGCCCGATCACCTCGAGGACGTGCTGGCCGCCGGGCTGCGCGGGCGCAGCCCCCTGGGGAACGCGCTGGATGGCCGCGGCCACCCGATGGCTCGGCTGGCCACCCTCAAGGTCCTCTCCGACGGCGCCCTGAACACCCGCACCGCCTACTGCCACGACCCCTACCCCGGCGGCGGGTTCGGTGGGTTGAACTACCAGCTCGCCGAACTCGTGGAGCTGATGAACCGCGCCCTGGAGGCCGACCTCAGCTGCAGCATCCACGCCATCGGCGACGCCGCCGCCGAGCAGGCGCTGCGCGCCTTCGAGGCCACCGGCGCCACCGGGTCTATCGAGCACGCCCAGCTGCTGTCCTGGGAGGACATCCCCCGGATGGCGGCCCTCGGGATCACCGCCTCGGTGCAGCCGGCGCACCTGCTGGACGACCGCGACGTCGCCGATGCGCTCTGGCCCGGTCGCGGCGATCGTGCCTTCCCGCTGGCCTCCCTCGTGGCCGCCGGGGTCCCGTTGATCTTCGGCTCGGATGCGCCGGTCTCACCGCTGGACCCGTGGCTGCAGATCTCCGCGGCCGTCACCCGCACCGGCGACGAGCGCGCCGCCTGGGGTCCCGAGCAGCGCCTGGGTGGCGAGGTGGCACTCGCCGCCGCCACCGGGCGCGGGGTGCGCCCCCGGGTGGGGGGCCGGGCGGATCTGGCGATCCTCGACGTCGACCCCCTCGCCGCCCCACCCGGCACCCGGGTGGCGGGCACCCTCATCGCGGGGGAGTGGACCCACCGGGCGATGGACTGA
- a CDS encoding LLM class F420-dependent oxidoreductase, which yields MRFGLHAGYWAGGPPAGMAQAVTWADGAGLDSVWTAESYGSDAFTPLAWWGAGTSRIRLATGIAQMSARTPTATAMAAMTLDHLSGGRFALGIGASGPQVVEGWYGAPYAKPLARTREYIAIVRDVLAREAPVTAPGPHYPLPIAGEVSGAVGQGKPLKANIHPLRADLPILLAAQGPKNTSLAAEIADGWLPAFLSPATDAQARELLAAGFAKRAAGTRDVSQFEVAASVPLAVAESVEAAVDLLRPHLALYAGGMGSSSHNFHREAMARLGFAEELQEVAAHYAAGDKARAAAAVPSELVREIALVGTPSDIAAQLRRWEETCVTTLVLQTDPRALPALAGVLTGS from the coding sequence ATGAGGTTCGGGCTGCACGCGGGCTACTGGGCGGGCGGGCCACCCGCCGGGATGGCGCAGGCGGTGACCTGGGCGGACGGCGCGGGCCTGGACTCGGTGTGGACCGCCGAGTCCTACGGTTCCGATGCGTTCACGCCGCTGGCGTGGTGGGGCGCCGGCACCTCCCGGATCCGCCTGGCCACGGGCATCGCGCAGATGTCCGCCCGCACCCCCACCGCCACCGCGATGGCCGCGATGACCCTGGACCACCTCTCCGGTGGCCGGTTCGCGCTCGGCATCGGCGCCTCCGGTCCGCAGGTGGTGGAGGGCTGGTACGGCGCGCCCTACGCCAAGCCGCTGGCCCGCACCCGGGAGTACATCGCGATCGTGCGGGACGTGCTGGCCCGTGAGGCCCCCGTCACCGCCCCCGGACCCCACTACCCGTTGCCGATTGCGGGGGAGGTGAGCGGCGCCGTCGGGCAGGGCAAGCCCCTCAAGGCCAACATCCACCCGCTGCGGGCCGATCTGCCGATCCTGCTGGCCGCGCAGGGCCCGAAGAACACCTCCCTGGCGGCGGAGATCGCCGACGGCTGGCTGCCGGCGTTCCTCTCCCCCGCCACCGACGCGCAGGCGCGGGAACTGCTGGCGGCCGGGTTCGCCAAGCGCGCCGCCGGCACCCGGGACGTCTCACAGTTCGAGGTGGCGGCCTCGGTGCCGCTGGCCGTGGCCGAGAGCGTGGAGGCCGCGGTGGACCTGCTGCGACCGCACCTCGCGCTGTACGCGGGCGGGATGGGGTCCTCCAGTCACAACTTCCACCGCGAGGCGATGGCGCGGCTCGGGTTCGCCGAGGAACTGCAGGAGGTGGCCGCGCACTACGCGGCCGGGGACAAGGCGCGCGCCGCGGCGGCGGTGCCCAGCGAACTGGTGCGCGAGATCGCCCTGGTGGGCACGCCGTCGGACATCGCCGCCCAGCTGCGGCGCTGGGAGGAGACCTGCGTGACCACCCTCGTGCTGCAGACCGACCCCCGGGCCCTGCCGGCGCTGGCGGGGGTGCTGACGGGCTCCTGA
- a CDS encoding cation:proton antiporter, which yields MSPLVLASGAVGIILLATALARRTGVATPLILVLIGAIISLMPAIPDIELQPEWILMGVLPPLLYASAVQVPVIDLRRNVGMIGWLSIVLVIVSAFGVGALVHLLLPSVPFAAGVALGAVISPTDAVAATAVGKRLGLPPRVMAVLEGESLFNDASALVMLKVATVAAAGGFSFLQLTGDFAYGVVIAVALGLAIGWVSVLVRERISDPVLSTSVSLVLPWLVYWPAEELGASGVVAVVVAGVLSGHLGLRRLSAQQRQIERTNWATIAFLLENAVFLLMGLQLVDLFLDVTRNQSSVGLVVGVAAACVLALVLLRVAAVAVFMRGARWRAPHRARRLAAVDAAVKGLDDSDPQRAKARRRLARLRADREFYRRAPITRKGGLVISWAGMRGVVTVAAALTLPVSTPMRSTLIAVAFTVALMTLLGFGLTLPWVIRRTGLGQDPSQSLHGEVVLVMRDVHRQAVSTLREDGDLDEEVVSGLAERLERIAKRDGLLARTLGAGPQEVDPETGEPVDPIRLAAVRYFDAAREALADERSLGAYSTEAIAQVQEVLDLEELRRTR from the coding sequence ATGTCCCCCCTCGTCCTGGCGTCCGGTGCCGTGGGCATCATCCTGCTGGCAACGGCGCTCGCGCGCCGCACCGGGGTGGCCACGCCGCTCATCCTCGTGCTGATCGGCGCGATCATCTCGCTGATGCCCGCGATCCCCGATATCGAACTGCAACCGGAGTGGATCCTCATGGGGGTGCTCCCCCCGCTGCTGTACGCCTCCGCGGTGCAGGTGCCGGTCATCGACCTGCGGCGCAACGTCGGGATGATCGGGTGGCTCTCGATCGTGCTGGTGATCGTCTCGGCTTTCGGGGTGGGGGCGCTCGTGCACCTCCTGCTCCCCTCCGTCCCGTTCGCCGCGGGGGTGGCGCTCGGCGCGGTGATCTCCCCGACGGATGCCGTGGCGGCCACGGCGGTGGGGAAGCGACTCGGGCTGCCTCCCCGGGTGATGGCGGTGCTGGAGGGGGAGAGCCTGTTCAACGACGCCTCGGCCCTGGTGATGCTGAAGGTCGCCACGGTCGCCGCCGCGGGCGGGTTCTCCTTCCTGCAGTTGACGGGGGACTTCGCCTACGGCGTGGTGATCGCGGTGGCGCTAGGGCTGGCGATCGGCTGGGTCAGTGTGCTGGTTCGGGAGCGGATCTCCGACCCGGTGCTGTCCACCTCGGTCAGCCTGGTGCTGCCCTGGCTGGTGTACTGGCCCGCCGAGGAGCTCGGGGCCTCCGGGGTGGTGGCCGTGGTGGTGGCGGGGGTGCTCTCGGGTCACCTCGGCCTGCGGCGGCTGTCCGCGCAGCAGCGTCAGATCGAACGCACCAACTGGGCCACGATCGCGTTCCTGCTGGAGAACGCGGTGTTCCTGCTCATGGGTCTGCAACTGGTGGACCTGTTCCTGGACGTGACCCGCAACCAGTCCTCCGTGGGGCTGGTCGTGGGGGTCGCCGCCGCCTGTGTGCTCGCGCTCGTGCTGCTGCGGGTGGCGGCGGTGGCCGTCTTCATGCGGGGTGCGCGGTGGCGTGCGCCGCACCGGGCGCGCCGGTTGGCGGCGGTGGACGCGGCGGTCAAGGGGCTGGACGACTCCGACCCCCAGCGGGCCAAGGCCCGGCGGCGCCTGGCCCGACTGCGCGCCGATCGGGAGTTCTACCGTCGCGCACCGATCACCCGCAAGGGCGGGCTGGTGATCTCCTGGGCGGGGATGCGCGGCGTGGTGACGGTGGCTGCCGCGCTCACGCTGCCCGTCTCGACGCCGATGCGCTCGACCCTGATCGCCGTCGCCTTCACCGTGGCCCTGATGACCCTGCTCGGCTTCGGGCTCACCCTGCCGTGGGTGATCCGGCGCACCGGCCTCGGCCAGGACCCGAGCCAGTCGCTGCACGGGGAGGTCGTGCTGGTGATGCGCGACGTGCACCGGCAGGCGGTCTCGACCCTGCGGGAGGACGGCGATCTGGACGAGGAGGTCGTCTCGGGTCTCGCGGAACGTCTGGAGCGGATCGCCAAGCGGGACGGCCTGCTGGCGCGCACCCTGGGCGCCGGTCCGCAGGAGGTGGATCCGGAGACCGGGGAGCCGGTCGACCCGATCCGACTCGCGGCTGTGCGTTACTTCGACGCGGCACGCGAGGCGCTCGCCGATGAGCGCTCCCTCGGCGCCTACTCCACCGAGGCGATCGCGCAGGTCCAGGAGGTGCTGGACCTGGAGGAACTGCGGCGCACCCGCTGA
- a CDS encoding LLM class F420-dependent oxidoreductase → MDLRIFTEPQQGASYDDQLRVAQRAERLGYDAFFRSDHFVAMGGDGLPGPTDSWVTLGGIARETSTIRLGTLVTSATFRQPGLLAIQVAQVDAMSGGRVELGLGAGWFEREHAAYGFPFPPKRFGLLTEQFEILTGLWGTPEGETFSYDGEHYQLAQSPALPKPVQKPLPLIVGGNGPRRTPALAARFAAEYNTSFPEIADIPTRFATVRSACEEAGRDPETLTYSAALVLAVGADEAEFTRRAAAIGREPGELREHGIAGTVAEARARLEQLKEWGAGRVYLQVLDLSDLDHLDLVATEIMPALR, encoded by the coding sequence ATGGATCTTCGCATCTTCACCGAACCTCAACAGGGCGCCTCCTACGACGACCAGCTCCGCGTGGCCCAGCGGGCCGAGCGCCTCGGGTACGACGCGTTCTTCCGCTCCGACCACTTCGTGGCGATGGGCGGCGACGGGCTGCCCGGTCCGACCGACTCCTGGGTGACCCTCGGAGGCATCGCGCGGGAGACCTCCACGATCCGCCTCGGCACGCTGGTCACCTCCGCCACCTTCCGCCAGCCGGGTCTGCTCGCGATCCAGGTGGCGCAGGTGGATGCGATGTCCGGTGGCCGGGTGGAGCTCGGGCTCGGCGCGGGATGGTTCGAGCGCGAGCACGCCGCCTACGGGTTCCCCTTCCCCCCGAAGCGGTTCGGCCTGCTGACGGAGCAGTTCGAGATCCTCACCGGGCTGTGGGGCACGCCGGAGGGCGAGACCTTCTCCTACGACGGCGAGCACTACCAGCTCGCGCAGTCGCCCGCCCTTCCCAAGCCGGTGCAGAAGCCGCTGCCGCTGATCGTGGGCGGCAACGGCCCGCGCCGCACCCCGGCCCTGGCCGCGCGGTTCGCCGCGGAGTACAACACCAGCTTCCCCGAGATCGCCGACATCCCCACGCGTTTCGCCACCGTGCGCAGCGCCTGCGAGGAGGCCGGGCGCGATCCCGAGACCCTGACCTACAGTGCCGCACTGGTGTTGGCCGTGGGCGCCGACGAGGCGGAGTTCACCCGCCGCGCCGCCGCGATCGGGCGTGAGCCCGGGGAACTGCGCGAACACGGCATCGCGGGCACCGTGGCCGAGGCCCGCGCGCGCCTGGAGCAGCTGAAGGAGTGGGGAGCCGGCCGGGTGTACCTGCAGGTGCTGGACCTCAGCGACCTGGACCACCTGGACCTCGTGGCCACGGAGATCATGCCCGCGCTGCGCTGA